A segment of the candidate division WOR-3 bacterium genome:
TATTCTTCTACTTATTTGAAACCTTTGCGCGGATTTTTCCCTGTTGTGTATGACAGATAAGTTTTTTTTGATTCGCGATAATAAGTCTTTAACACACTGAACAAAGTATGATAATACACACTGACAAAGAATACAGGGAGACAAAGCTGATAATGCTCGGCAGGAAGGAAATCAAACCTGAATTCAAGTCACTCGCCAAGTGGATTGACGATAACTTTTGTGTTAAAACAATAAATATTTTTTTCGACACTATAGACGATGGAACGAGACCGAGACTCGGCATATTCTTTGAATGCACCGAAGAAGCGGACAGTTTTCACGAGAACGGCAGATTTTCCAACTACGACAGCATTAAGCAGAAAAGAATCGCCGACAAGTTCAGGCAGACACTTGAAAACACTGGATTAATCGTTGATTTAAACAATCCGGAAACGGTAAAATATTCAACTGATAATGTTCTGGTATATACGAGCGCTTTTAGACCGATAGCAATGGCTGAAGCCAACGAAAACATTCCACAGGAAAAAATTGAAGAACTTAAAAGACGGATTGACAATAAGGATTTATGGGAAATCTCGCGTTCATTTTCAAGAGTTACATTTTTTCTCTTCACCGACGAACATGTAAAAAAATATACCAACACAGAATCTGTAAAAAAATGGAAGGACAAGTATTATGAGCTCCTTACCCGATACGACGAATTCGGATATTTCAAGCGCGAAAACTTTTCAATAGACCTGGACAGCAAGGAAAATTTCGACAAGAATTTTCAAAGTAATTGGTACTATTACTACAAATAAAAATGAGTTTATTCCGAAATTTATTCATTGGTCACAGTCACTTAAAGGATTTAAATACCATTTTTTTCCGGGGTAAAAAACATGAAAATAGCGGTATGTGTTTTGCCGCTCTCGACAGATTCTTTGAGTCCCGTCAAATTGAAACCAGCACCGAGATACCGAACAGCTCGGATCCAATGTTAAAAGAGCTTTTGAACCGGCAAATCGCCACTTTCAGAAGAGGTCTGTGGTCAAAGGGGATTTTTTCCTGTAATATACGACAGACCTATACCCTGTCCCCCAATTTTACAGTTTTTACAAGCGATTGAGCCCCCGCTTTACGACATTTGACGTCTTAATGTATCGGTTTTATTATCATGTAAGTGAAAACTATGTGGGAAATCGAAAAAATAATCAACTTCGAAAAAGGTGAATACTATAAAGACGGCTATTCTTTCGTCTTCTTTGGACAAAACGGTTCAAAATTCTATTTCGACTACGAAAGTAATTGGGTCGGTCACATGGCCGACGACGGGCATTTCTTCTGGACTGCAGGAAAATATTTTCCATCAAATACAGAACACCATTATCATCTGGATATTCTTAATCCCCATTACATTACGGATCAAAAAGACGCATCAATCCTGATTTCAGAGCAAAACGCCATTCACAGAATTAATCCTCTCTCAAAGACTGTAACAAAACTGATTGATTGTAGAAAATCGGGGATTGAAAGCGCTGGTAACTGTATTGTTGATTTTGACGGAGACATTTGGATAAATGACGTTACAGGTTGCAAAGTGTTTCGTTTTGATAAAGAAGGCAATTTAATTGAAATTCTTGGCAGTGGAAAACCCGGATTCAGTAAAAATGACACGCCCTTTGAAACAGTAGAATTTAACTGGATCTACGACATCAGAAAAGGGGCTGACGGAAACATATATGTCCTCGACAGCAAAAATTATTCGCTCCGCATGATCGATAAAAAAAGGCGTTTGGTAAAATTGATCGCGGGAACTGGCGAACCCGGTTATTCAGGCGATAATAACGACCCCAGATACGCGACATTTGGAGGAAATCCGGAAGAGTATTTTGATGGCCCATGGTCTTTGTCAATAGACGAATCTAATAATATTTACATAGGTGACACACAAAATCATGTATTAAGGATGATAGACAGGAAGGCTAATATAATTATGTCAATCGCAGGCAATCCAAATGCAATATCAGGAAAAAGAAACAATCCAAATGAAAAAAATCCGCTGAAAATTAATTTACAAAAAATATGCAGTTTAGAATATTTCAATGAAAAACTTTATATCCCGGAATGGGACGGAGATCTGATCGTTCTCCAAAAATCCGAATAACAGCTATTATGAAACAAATAATTTCCCCATTTTAATAATTTTCATTTTGATGTAATTCATTGGTAGAATGAAAAGATTATCTTAAAATATATTGCACAAAAGAATATAACAAAATGCAAAATTTTTTGGTCGAAAAAATCATGCAGATCTGCAATGTTGAGAAATTTGAAGTTGGGTATGCGGATTTGGAGGGATTGCTGGATCCCATATGGAATAATTACAGATATGGAATATCCATAATGAGGAAACTCGACGACAAGATAATAGACGGGATTGTAAACGGACCGACAGAGGAATACTTCGATCATTACAATGAAGTCAATGAGGAATTAAATTTTGCGGCCGGCCAAATCGCGAACCTTTTAAATAACAACGGAATAGAAGCGGTGCCGATAAAGGCTACGCTCGACGAAAGCGATCTGGATAAAAATTTCAGTAAAACTCTAAAGTATACGCTGTCACACAAAATGGTCGCAACGAGGGCAGGTCTCGGGTGGATCGGCAGAACGGATCTTTTAATATCGAAAAGGTTCGGCCCCAGAATCAGGATGGCTAGCGTTTTGACCGACAAGAAAATATCAGAAACAGGCGTGCCTATAGAAAAGAGTATGTGTGATAATTGTTGTTTGTGCGTCAAAAAATGCCCGGTCGGTGCTTCGACGGGAATGACTTGGAAAAAAGGGGTGGAAAGAGAGGAGTTCTATGACGCGTTCAAGTGCAGGGATTACGCGAGAAAGATATCAGGGGAAAGGATAAATAAAGAGGTAAGTCTCTGCGGTATATGCTTCAGTGTGTGTCCGGTGGGGAGAAGATAACCACGAATTGACACTAATGTAAAAGAAAAATAAGATTGAACCGCGAATGAACGCGAATAGACACTAATGAAAAGTAATAAAGAAAATTTATCCACGAATCCGATTTTTCATCGTAGATGAAAATATCGTCGCGTTAATGAAGAAGAAAAGATATCCACCACGAAAGAAAAAATGAATACATTTTTTCTTCACGAAGGTTTAAAAAGTAATAAAGAAGATTTAACCACGAATTGACGCGAATGAACGCGAAGAAGAAAAAAATATATCAACCACGAAGTTAAGATTCAAAATATCGTTACGCGAATAGACACTAATAAAAAGTAATAAAGAAGATTACCCCACGAATTGACCCGAATGAACGCGAAAAAAGAATAAAAATACTTACAATAATCTACCGCTGGTTTCCGTCTTTATTGTGTAAGGAAAAATCAACAGGAGAAATTATGGAAAATGCGGACAGGAGAGTGTACTCTGTAGATCATGCCGGAGCTCTGGACACAAACTTACGGAAACTTGTTCATAATCCCAAAAGAATTCTCTGGCCGTACCTGGGGACAGGTATGACCGCGCTTGACCTGGGCTGCGGACCTGGATTTTTCACCTTGGAAATGGCAAAGATAGTGGGAAAAACAGGAAAAGTCATTGCCGCCGATATTCAGGAAGGAATGCTCGAAAAACTCAGGGAAAAAATATCCGGGTCGGAATTCGAAGGAATGATTTGCCCATACAAATGTCCGGATGACAGGATAGGTCTGAACGAAAAGGTCGATTTCGTCCTGATGTTCTGGATGCTCCATGAATCTGCAGATCCGGCAGGACTGATAAAAGAGGTAAAATCAATTCTGAACAAGTATGGGAGAATTCTGCTCTGTGAGCCTTTTTTTCACGTGTCAAAAAAGGATTTCAGAAAATCTCTGGACATGTTCAAGAACAGCGGATTTGTATTTGTCGACGAACCAAAAGTATTCCTATGCAGGTCTGCGCTTCTAGAAGCATAGATCATCGTTTGACTCCCCCGCTCCTCTGTTTTAAAATACTGTTTTTAGCTCTGGATTTCGCTGTCAAACAGGAGGACCGGAATATGGAAGCACTGATGAAAGCTTACAACCGAGACCTGAAATCCTTGGATGAATTCTACTCTTTCCTCAACAAAGAAATCGAATACGAACCCGGTAAATCCACTTCGCTGGGAATAATCTACTGGGGCAGAACTGAACATATGCCTGATCTGAAAAAAGCCTGCGACAGGATAGCCTCAAACGGAACAAAGGACTTCTGCGCACTGCACGAAGCAGTCCGAACTCCTTCGAAGATGAGAAAGTTCGCAATCCTGAACAAACTCAACGAAAAGATTCTCAAAATCCTCTCTCATGACTTGAACATGTGGATGCCCCAGAGAACTGAGTTGTCAGCTATTCCACTGCTCAGAGAAAACAAGGAGGATCTTAAAAAGTTTTGCGACTACGGAATTGAGGACCAGATCTCGTTTCTGTCAGGCTATTTTAAAAAAACCAAGAGAAAGGATCTGGCAAAAGATTTGAAGATAAAGCTGGACCAGATGAACGAATACATAAAAATCTGCGATTTTTTCAGAATGGGAGGAAAATTAGAAGCAATAAGACCCGTCATATTTTATAAAATGGGATACGATACTCATCAGAAATGGGCCAAGGCCAAACCGGCAATGGTTATAAAAAGATTTGATGAGTATATGAAAAAAAATAAAATGACAGGAAAATATTTAACGCCTTTTACAAAAGAAATAGTAAACACGATCGAATGGGCTAAAGTGCATCACGGATTGTTTAAAGTTGAATATTGAAGATTGAATACATCTGATTCTGGTTTTTTAATATCTTGTCCTTCTTAATTCCACCCTTCGATTGTTTCAATTACTGTTTGTAGATCATTATCCTTAATATAAAATCTTTGTGAGTCAAACCTAATGTTTGTGAGATATCTCCTTTTCGCAGGATCCGTCGATTGTACAGCGCTGCCAGTAACTCGTGTGCAGAAGTTTGTGTGATAACTCGCCCAGGGGTTCGCCGAGAAATTTCGCGTATATGCCTTTCGGGCTCATCACTGCGGGATTTTCGTGAGACTGTCTTTTTGCCATGCTCCGATCTTCGGCGTAAAGTCCTTCTCCTCTTCGCGCTTTTTTCGCCATTGTACTCCCCAGAGGTTGTCCTCCGCCTCCAACACACCCGCCTGGACAGGCCATTATCTCGATGAATGCATATTCGCTTTTACCGGTGTTCATTAACTGTTCGCGGATTTTTTCAAGAAGCTGACGCGCATTGCCGAGTCCATGTGCCACTGCGACCTTTATGTTCAATTCTCCGAAATCCCTCGTAGGAATTTTGAGGGACGCTTCTTTTATTCCCTCCTGACCTCTGACAGGTTTTATATCGAGGTCTTTCATGTTTTCCCCGGTAAGAAGATACCACGCCGATCTAATGGCCGCTTCCATAACCCCTCCGGTGGCGCCGAAAATCGTCCCAGCACCTGTATACTGACCCATCAAATCATCAGCTTCGGCAGGTTTAATATTTTTAAAATCTATACCGGCCTCCCGTATCATTTTAACGAATTCTCTTGTAGTCAGGACGTAGTCGACGTCTTGAAATCCTGAGTCGCGCATTTCAGGTCTTTTAGCCTCAAATTTTTTTGCCGTGCATGGCATGATCGAAACGCTTACTATTTTTGAAGGGTCAATTCCGTACTCTTTTGCAAAATAAGTTTTGGAAAGCGCTCCGAACATCTGCTGGGGAGATTTGCACGTAGATATGTGTTGAGCATAATCAGGAAAAAAAGTCTCCATGAATTTTATCCAACCCGGAGAACAGGAGGTTATCAGAGGAAGAGAGCCGCCTTCTTTTATTCTTTTTACGAGTTCAGATCCTTCCTCGAGAATAGTCAGATCGGCTGTGAAATTGGTATCGAATACATAATCGAAACCGATTTTCTTTAAAGCGGCATACATCTTTCCCGGTGTTGCTTGTCCCGGCTCCATACCGAATTCTTCGGCGATTGAAACTCTAACCGACGGAGCCTCCTGTACTATTACTGTTTTGTCCGGATCGAATATTGAATTCCAAACCTCCTCGATTTCAATTGATTCTCTTATCGCTCCTGTGGGGCAGACAGCAGCGCACTGGCCGCAATTTACACATGTACTCTCCCCCAATCCCTTTTTGAAAAACGTGTTGACGTTGACTCCAAATCCTCTTTCCACAAAATGTATCGCGCTCACCGTTTGAATTTCGTTGCAGACAGTAACGCATCTGCCGCATTGTATACATTTTTTTGGATCTCTTATTACCGAAACGCTTGATTCGTCCAAGTCCTCATTGGACTGGATTTTTGCGTATTTATTCGTATCAGCACCTAAAAGTTCTGATAGAGTTTGAAGTTCGCATTTGCCGTTGGCCGAACAGGAAGGACAGGAAACGTCGTGATCTGACAAAATGAGTTCGAGCAGTGATTTTCTCATGCCTCTCAACTTCTTGGAGTTCGTCGTAATATTCATTCCATCTTCAGCGAGTGTACAGCAGGCTCTTTTCGGGACTTGTTGACCTTCAATTTCGACAACACACAAACCGCACGATCCCGAAGGTTTCAAATCTTCGTGATAACAAAGAGTCGGCACATAGATGCCGGCATTTTTCGCCGTTTCGAGTATAGTTTTTCCTTTTTCAGATATTATTTCTTTGTTGTCTATTATCAGTTTTATCAGTTCAGACATTTTCCACCTCCACTGATTTCCGGAGTTTCTTTTCTCTCACTAACTCTTTACTGAAGTTTTGGACCGCACTTTTTACCGGATTTAATAGAGACTGGCCGAGAGGACATAAAGACATGCTCTTCATTAGCTCGCATATATCTATCATTTCATTCAATTCATTTTCTGTCTCGAATGTTTCCAAAAGTTCAACGAGCTGACGCGTTCCGATTCTGCAAGGACTGCATTGTCCGCAGGATTCGTGGAGGAAAAATTCAAGGACTGCTCTGAGGTTTGTCAGTATCGAGGATTCTTCATCTATAACGAGAACAGAACCCGAACCGAGAACGGCGCCGATTTCTTTGAGGCTTTCAAAATCCAAACTCACATTCAATTGCTTTTTTGTCAAATAAGTCCCGGAAGCACCACCGACGAGCGCTGATTTGAATTTCATTTCATCTTTCATTCCGCCTGCGTGTTCTATAATTTTTTTCAGAGTAGTTCCCATTTCAGCTTCGGTCACGCACGGTTTTTGGACTTTTCCGGATACAGTGAAAAGTTTGGTTCCGCTGGATTTTTCGGTCCCCAGGGTTCTGAACCATTTCCCCCCGTATAGAACTATTTCCGGAATGTTGAAAAAAGTCTCGACGTTGTTTATTAAAGCGGGATTTTCCCAAAGTCCGTATTCTGTCGGAAAAGGCGGTTTGATTCTGGGATTTCCTCTTTTACCTTCTATCGATTCAAGAAGCGCTGTCTCGTCTCCGCAGACATAAGCTCCGGCTCCTTTTCGCATTTCCATATCAAAATCAAAACCCGAGCCTAATATATTTTTTCCGAGATAGTTTCTTTCGCGTGCTTTTCCTGCCGCATTGACAAGCTTTTCAAAAGAATGTTCGTATTCTCCCCTGACGTAAACATATCCCCTGCTTGCGCCGACAACGTATCCCGCAATTATCATTGCTTCAAGTATTTGCCGGGGATTGTTCTCCATCAATATCCTGTCTTTTGACGTTCCCGGTTCGCCTTCATCGGCATTACATATTATGTATTTTTCTTTTGAAGGATAGTTTTTTGCGCTTTCCCATTTCAAATATGCCGGAAATCCCGCTCCTCCTCTCCCTCTCAATCCTGATTCTTTCAGCTCCGATAATATTTTTTCGGGACTGATTTTTTCAGTGAATATTTTTTCCAGAGCTTCGAACTTAGCCGAATCATTCTCACCGACAGCTACTTTTTGAGGAAAACATTTTTCAAGTAGTATGTTTTTTCGACCAATTTTGCAGTCATGTATGCCTTTTTCGACAAAAGACGATTTTCTTTCGATTTTTTCTTTCATGCCTGAAATAATCTCCGAAATCTTTTTCGGCGTGAGATTCCCGTGAGGCTTTCCGTTTATCATCAGGGCAGGAGCCATTTCGCACAAACCGAGACATGACGATTTTTCAAGAGTGAATAATCCGTCTTCTGTCGTCTCTCCCCATGCAATACCCAGGATTTTTTTTATCTCTTTTGAAATTTGAGTGGATCCCATGAGATCACATGAAGGTGAACCGCATATTCTTATTATGTATTTACCTCTCGGTTTGAAGCTGAACATGGAATAAAAAGAGGCAATCCCGTAGACTTGACCGCAGGGTACGCCGATATGCTCCGCAACATCAATAAGGTCTTCCATTTTGAGACATTTGTCTTTACATGCGTTTTGTAAATCATGAAGAATACTCAGAAGATTTTCTCTTGATTTTGAATATTTCTGCAGAATATCCGAAACTTTCATAGACTTCTCCGATACATATTTTGATATTAATAATTCAAAAACGCGTACGTCATTAATGAACAGGCGCGGTTTTAATCCGTCCGGGTTATGTCGAAATCACTGTCTATGAGCTGAGGACTATGGGGGTTCTTTACAGATTCTTGCTTTGCTCATTTTTTTCTCCTTTTCAAGTATGGAAGGCAGAACCGTTTCCAATCCCACCCTGTCGGTTTGCAGGCTTGGCAACCCTTGCTTTAGCACTGAAAACTCGGAGTTTCGCGAACTTTAACATCGATAATATTCATTGTCAAGCTTTCTGAGTTTCTGTCGAAACGGATGTTATCAGATTCAAATATTTTATAATTTAATCATTAATTCAATTCCATGCTTTCTGAATATATACATTATCTGCTTAATATGATTTTTCTGATATATAATTTTTTTTTTGACACTCCAAGCTCTTCAGTTTTAAAATCTACCCGTACTCTTAACCCTAAAGATTAAAAAGAGTTCTGTAAGGAGTATTCATGATTGAGGTAAAATGGTTTCCGCCTGCGTGGGTACAGATCAAGAGCGAGGAGTCAGTTATTTATATCGATCCCTCATTCATCAATACATATTACGAAAACCACCCGTTAAAAATAATACTGTCGAAGTGGCCCGATGAAACTGACGGTCTGCCTGAAAAACTGGAAATGGCTGACCTTATTCTTTTTACCCATGAACACCGGGATCATTGTAATAAAATGACAGTAGATCATCTAAAAGGCAAAGATACAATATTAATCGGACCCAAAAAATGCAAAAAAGAGATTGGGAGTCAATTAAAGATAATGAAAGCAGTCGAGGAATTTTCCGCCGGAGATTTCCGGATAAATACAATTCAAGCCTACAACCCGCCCAAAGGAAGCTCCGTTAAAAAATTTCACAAAAAGGATTCAGGTATAGGATACGTCGTGTCGATCGGATCAAAGAAAATTTATCATCCCGGCGACACGGGTTTTATCCCGGAGATGAAAGAGCTTAGCGATATCGACGTCGCGTTTTTCCCAATTGACGGGATGTACACTATGGACGTCGACGAAGCGGTTCAGGCAGCCTTGCAAATATCTCCTAAAATAGCTGTTCCCATTCACGATATGGGCAAAAACGACCCCAATATGTTCAAAGAAAAACTTGAAAGCGAATCCGATGTCGAAGCGCGAATTTTAACAATCGGGGAATCTATTATACTTTGAAATTCACAAGCAACTTAGATCTTTTGAAGGTTTTTTTTGAAGCCGAGAACATAAGAGACTGGAACTTATTCCGCAAATTCCTCCACCCCGATGTAGAATGGACTGTTTTCAACGATTCAGAAGGAGTTTTGATACGCGGAAGAGACAATTACATGGACAGAATAATATCCAACTATAAGGAAAAAGACACAAAATTCGAGTGTGAAAACACATTTATAGACGGAGAATGCAATCAAATTGTCGCCGTACTCGTGAAAGAAACGGGAGAAAGATCGATTGATATTTTTAATTTTAAAAAAAGACTGATTTGGAAAGAGTGGGAATTTATTCTGCACAAGTAAAAAAACCTGACTGTTTTTACCAAATCGTAATTTCTCAAAATAGAATAATTTTTAACGCTTTAAGGGAGCCGCCCCACAATTTTTGTGTTATAATTGATTATAATTAAGTTATTTTGTTGATTATTTGAAATAAGGAGTGTGTATGCTCGATTATTTTTTTGACATTCAAACTTCTTCTCCCAAAGAAGCAGCAGATACTTTGTTCAACAACGCACTGTCGTTTGTACCCGATCAATCCGTAGAAAGTATCAAGTCAAGTTTCGAAGGATATAAAGGCCCTTGGGGTTCGACGAAACTAATAAATGGAAATAAAGCCGAATTATATGAAATAGTGCTCCGCAATCTCGAATGGACACAGAAAACAGCGGGTTTTCAGTATTTCACGGTTCACGTGCGCGATCAGCAGAAGCTGGCCCAGATAATTTCATGGTCGGATTCAAAAGGAGCATCGGTCTGCTTATGGCGGAATAATGACGAACTCTATCTCTGCGGAAATGTGCATTTTGATTACTCGCTGAAATAACGCACTCAATCTCAGGACAAAAACAATATAAATTACGTATTCGGATTTTTATTTACATTCATTTGCAGTATTCTAAAACAAATTAGTCATTTTATAATTATTCTGTAATTCCAAGACTATTTTTGGAATTTTCTTATTGGGTCTATGTTACCAATCTGTACCGATTTATAATTGTACTGAAAACTGATGTACAAATATACTGTTAGGAAAAACAAAACGGAGGCCGGTATGAAACTCGAATTTTACATAATTATCTTTTTGATGTTCACTTTTTCCCTGTTTGTTTTTTTTCGTGACATCGTTTCACTCGCTCCGCCGGAAATTACATGGAATAAGACATACGGAAATTTTTACGACGGTAAAATTACGTGCATTCATCAGACTGCTGACGGCGGATTTGTCGCATCAGGCGTCACAGGCTCTGAAACAGGCAGTAATAATGATTACTGGCTGATAAAAACAGACGCATACGGAAACGAAATTTGGGCGAGAACTTTCGGAGGACCGCAGGACGATGTCTGCGAGCACTCACTTCAGACGAGTGATGGCGGATATATAATGATCGGCAGGACATTTACCGGGGTCAGCCATTCACACGATATTTTTATTGTTAGAACAGACGCTTCAGGAGAGCTGCTTTGGTCCAAAACATACGGAGAAGTCCTTGACGATTTCGGAGTTTCCATATTGCAGGTCAGTGACGGAGGTTTTGTAGTAATAGGATTTACGGATAACTTCGGCGGAGGATGGGACGACATTTGGCTGATAAGAACTGACAAAGAAGGTGACACTCTTTGGACAAAAACATTTGGTGGTTACGCTTCCGATCTTGCATATTCGATTAACGCTACATCTGACGGCGGATTAATCATAGCTGGAAGCACTGAATCTTTCGGCGACGATTCAGCTGAGATTATAAGAGTCATGACAGATACGGTCAAAAAAGAGCAGGAAGAACAGGGCTGCCACGGTCCGGATCAAAGCATGCCAGTATATTTCGACACATGCGACTCCGATGGCTGGCTGATAAGGGTGGACGCATCGGGAGAAATAGTCTGGTCAAAGACATACGGCGAATGCGAATATGATCATTTTTATCACGCCAAACAGACCCAAGACGGAGGATTCATTGTCACAGGAGTCACCAGATCGGCTCCGGGCGGCTTTTCTGATATCTGGTTGGTCAAAACAGACGGATACGGCGAAGTTGAGTGGTCAAAATCATTCGGCGGAGAGAAATGGGACGTCGGGATTGAAGTTGAGCAGGTTTCAGACGGCGATTTTATTGTCATCGGATACACCGATTCGTTCGGAGCCGGAGGGAAAGACGTTTGGCTCCTGAAGACAGATGCATCGGGCAATTTGCTGTGGTCAAAGTATTTCGGAGAGACCAACGAAGATTCCGGATATTCCATAGATCTGACTCATGACGGCGGATGCATTATCGCCGGCAATACATATATTCCGGAAAGCAGGCATTCCGACCCATGGCTCATAAAACTGGGATCAATTTCCGAATAAGACACTTCCATGCTTAATATATTGGCGATGATGGCAATCGGTATTGCCGCCGGATTCCTGATCAGGAAAAAACAAAAGACGGTTAAATTTTTCGATCTCGCTTCCGGTGCCTCTGTCTATGTACTTCTTTTCCTGTTGGGGATTTCAGTGGGCAAAAACGAAACAATAGTCTCCAATCTTGGCTCAATCGGAATCCGGGCAATATCTCTGGCGATCGGCGCCGTCTCAGGCAGTGTGATATCTTCTTTTTTGATCTTCAAAATCATTTTCAAAGATAATAATGATTAAATCGCTGATTATAACGGCTTTTTTCGTGCTGGGGACAATGTTCGGTTTTTACGAGATGCTTCCCGAAGTTTTTATTGAAAACGATTTCAGCATATATGCTCTCAGCGCTTTGATGTTTTTGGTTGGCG
Coding sequences within it:
- a CDS encoding epoxyqueuosine reductase; amino-acid sequence: MQICNVEKFEVGYADLEGLLDPIWNNYRYGISIMRKLDDKIIDGIVNGPTEEYFDHYNEVNEELNFAAGQIANLLNNNGIEAVPIKATLDESDLDKNFSKTLKYTLSHKMVATRAGLGWIGRTDLLISKRFGPRIRMASVLTDKKISETGVPIEKSMCDNCCLCVKKCPVGASTGMTWKKGVEREEFYDAFKCRDYARKISGERINKEVSLCGICFSVCPVGRR
- a CDS encoding class I SAM-dependent methyltransferase, encoding MENADRRVYSVDHAGALDTNLRKLVHNPKRILWPYLGTGMTALDLGCGPGFFTLEMAKIVGKTGKVIAADIQEGMLEKLREKISGSEFEGMICPYKCPDDRIGLNEKVDFVLMFWMLHESADPAGLIKEVKSILNKYGRILLCEPFFHVSKKDFRKSLDMFKNSGFVFVDEPKVFLCRSALLEA
- a CDS encoding iron hydrogenase small subunit yields the protein MSELIKLIIDNKEIISEKGKTILETAKNAGIYVPTLCYHEDLKPSGSCGLCVVEIEGQQVPKRACCTLAEDGMNITTNSKKLRGMRKSLLELILSDHDVSCPSCSANGKCELQTLSELLGADTNKYAKIQSNEDLDESSVSVIRDPKKCIQCGRCVTVCNEIQTVSAIHFVERGFGVNVNTFFKKGLGESTCVNCGQCAAVCPTGAIRESIEIEEVWNSIFDPDKTVIVQEAPSVRVSIAEEFGMEPGQATPGKMYAALKKIGFDYVFDTNFTADLTILEEGSELVKRIKEGGSLPLITSCSPGWIKFMETFFPDYAQHISTCKSPQQMFGALSKTYFAKEYGIDPSKIVSVSIMPCTAKKFEAKRPEMRDSGFQDVDYVLTTREFVKMIREAGIDFKNIKPAEADDLMGQYTGAGTIFGATGGVMEAAIRSAWYLLTGENMKDLDIKPVRGQEGIKEASLKIPTRDFGELNIKVAVAHGLGNARQLLEKIREQLMNTGKSEYAFIEIMACPGGCVGGGGQPLGSTMAKKARRGEGLYAEDRSMAKRQSHENPAVMSPKGIYAKFLGEPLGELSHKLLHTSYWQRCTIDGSCEKEISHKH
- a CDS encoding NAD(P)H-dependent oxidoreductase subunit E, which produces MKVSDILQKYSKSRENLLSILHDLQNACKDKCLKMEDLIDVAEHIGVPCGQVYGIASFYSMFSFKPRGKYIIRICGSPSCDLMGSTQISKEIKKILGIAWGETTEDGLFTLEKSSCLGLCEMAPALMINGKPHGNLTPKKISEIISGMKEKIERKSSFVEKGIHDCKIGRKNILLEKCFPQKVAVGENDSAKFEALEKIFTEKISPEKILSELKESGLRGRGGAGFPAYLKWESAKNYPSKEKYIICNADEGEPGTSKDRILMENNPRQILEAMIIAGYVVGASRGYVYVRGEYEHSFEKLVNAAGKARERNYLGKNILGSGFDFDMEMRKGAGAYVCGDETALLESIEGKRGNPRIKPPFPTEYGLWENPALINNVETFFNIPEIVLYGGKWFRTLGTEKSSGTKLFTVSGKVQKPCVTEAEMGTTLKKIIEHAGGMKDEMKFKSALVGGASGTYLTKKQLNVSLDFESLKEIGAVLGSGSVLVIDEESSILTNLRAVLEFFLHESCGQCSPCRIGTRQLVELLETFETENELNEMIDICELMKSMSLCPLGQSLLNPVKSAVQNFSKELVREKKLRKSVEVENV
- a CDS encoding MBL fold metallo-hydrolase, yielding MIEVKWFPPAWVQIKSEESVIYIDPSFINTYYENHPLKIILSKWPDETDGLPEKLEMADLILFTHEHRDHCNKMTVDHLKGKDTILIGPKKCKKEIGSQLKIMKAVEEFSAGDFRINTIQAYNPPKGSSVKKFHKKDSGIGYVVSIGSKKIYHPGDTGFIPEMKELSDIDVAFFPIDGMYTMDVDEAVQAALQISPKIAVPIHDMGKNDPNMFKEKLESESDVEARILTIGESIIL
- a CDS encoding nuclear transport factor 2 family protein, whose product is MKFTSNLDLLKVFFEAENIRDWNLFRKFLHPDVEWTVFNDSEGVLIRGRDNYMDRIISNYKEKDTKFECENTFIDGECNQIVAVLVKETGERSIDIFNFKKRLIWKEWEFILHK
- a CDS encoding LysO family transporter; this encodes MLNILAMMAIGIAAGFLIRKKQKTVKFFDLASGASVYVLLFLLGISVGKNETIVSNLGSIGIRAISLAIGAVSGSVISSFLIFKIIFKDNND